In Juglans microcarpa x Juglans regia isolate MS1-56 chromosome 7D, Jm3101_v1.0, whole genome shotgun sequence, the following are encoded in one genomic region:
- the LOC121239215 gene encoding mogroside IE synthase-like: MEKETSACRAHCLILAYPTQGHINPMMEFSKRLRHRGVEVTLVTTYFISKDIQKEASSITLETISDGYDEGGIARAENVQVYLERFSQVGSQTLTELLEKLSISGCPVDCIVYDPFLPWALDVAKKFGLFGAAFFTQSCAVDITYYHVHKGELKLPLSEPEVLQLPGLPPLEPQDLPSFIYKLGSYPGCLEMFVGQFSNVEKADSILCNTIYELEQEAVDWMSKIWPMRTVGPTIPSMFLDKRLEDDKDYGFSIFKPNTDACLKWLNDRPKESVVYVSFGSLAALEAEQMQELAWGLRMSNSYFLWVVRASEEAKLPKNFVEETSEKGFVVHWCPQLEVLEHEAVGCFVTHCGWNSTLEALSFGVPMVAMPQWTDQSTNAKFIMDFWKMGLKAPVDEKGLVRREAAEHCIREIMEGERGKEIKKNAFKWRKLAKEAVDIGGSSDKNIEEFVATLVRS; encoded by the exons ATGGAGAAGGAGACGAGTGCCTGCAGAGCTCATTGTTTAATCTTAGCCTATCCAACTCAAGGACACATTAATCCTATGATGGAATTCTCCAAGCGTTTGAGGCACAGAGGAGTAGAAGTTACGCTGGTTACCACCTACTTCATCTCCAAGGACATACAAAAAGAAGCAAGCTCCATTACGCTCGAGACCATCTCCGATGGCTATGACGAAGGCGGGATAGCGCGAGCCGAGAACGTCCAGGTTTATTTGGAGCGCTTTTCGCAAGTCGGTTCGCAAACCCTGACCGAGCTCCTCGAGAAACTTTCTATCTCAGGCTGCCCGGTTGACTGTATTGTTTATGATCCTTTCTTGCCATGGGCTCTAGACGTAGCCAAAAAATTTGGGTTATTCGGGGCTGCGTTTTTCACTCAATCTTGTGCCGTTGATATTACATACTACCATGTTCACAAAGGAGAGCTGAAACTCCCTCTTTCAGAACCAGAAGTTTTGCAGCTTCCTGGTTTGCCACCTCTTGAACCTCAGGACCTGCCGTCCTTCATTTATAAATTAGGATCGTACCCAGGTTGCTTGGAGATGTTTGTGGGGCAATTTTCTAATGTTGAGAAAGCTGATTCGATCCTTTGCAACACCATTTATGAGCTGGAGCAAGAG GCTGTGGATTGGATGTCCAAGATATGGCCAATGAGGACTGTGGGACCAACTATTCCATCTATGTTCTTAGACAAGCGGCTTGAAGATGACAAAGACTATGGTTTCAGCATCTTCAAACCAAACACCGATGCTTGCCTGAAATGGCTAAATGATCGTCCAAAAGAGTCGGTTGTTTATGTTTCTTTCGGGAGTTTGGCCGCTCTTGAAGCTGAGCAAATGCAAGAACTAGCTTGGGGTTTGAGGATGAGCAACAGCTATTTCTTGTGGGTGGTCAGGGCCTCAGAAGAGGCAAAGCTCCCCAAAAACTTTGTGGAGGAGACGTCGGAGAAGGGATTTGTGGTTCACTGGTGTCCTCAGTTAGAGGTCTTAGAACACGAGGCAGTGGGATGCTTTGTGACACACTGTGGGTGGAACTCTACGTTGGAGGCCCTGAGCTTCGGTGTTCCAATGGTGGCAATGCCACAATGGACAGACCAAAGCACGAATGCAAAGTTTATTAtggatttttggaagatgggacTTAAAGCTCCGGTTGATGAGAAAGGTTTAGTCAGGCGAGAAGCAGCAGAGCATTGCATAAGGGAAATaatggagggagagagagggaaagagattAAGAAAAATGCCTTCAAATGGAGGAAATTAGCAAAAGAGGCTGTTGACATAGGTGGAAGTTCTGACAAAAACATTGAAGAATTTGTAGCTACATTGGTTCGGTCCTAA